A DNA window from Streptomyces canus contains the following coding sequences:
- a CDS encoding FAD-dependent monooxygenase encodes MDPVIIVGAGPVGLTLALALARQEVPSVVLDEGPGKDEPRLARTAVLHEGTAALVSRLTGVPVTELGVHWAGWRSMRRKQVMREVDFGEAGDAPLHLAQHVLTGALRAALAEQRLVKLTTDSRLDTIEQEPSGVTAHTRGPKGTWWRGSYLVGCDGPRSTVRKLEDIRFPGRTAVERHAVAALRAELPWEDRAVLHRMPPWRTSGPSAGEITARPLPEGVWRLDWLLPPGKDLVTPELLVARVRETLAGWTGGSTPPYELLDTGVHTVHHRLARRWRAGRVFLAGDAAHCLGALGTQGLDEGLQDADNLAWKLALAWHHGSHEALLDSYQTERRAVVAGRLRAADQALPLLRGGGGLRSVVPGSARGHDSLLTDGHLGRGPLGAPGAYADSPLAPRHLEGEVPVDTLPGAAVTDVRVTAEDGSFVRLRERLGRGALLVVLVAPGTGVWERKHWVTAGIMPRLAASVTALPHHAELLVAEEYPGAAPHTVLLVRPDGHLVTALSGVRPADLYSAAETALGGPPAKAEASAGAGSR; translated from the coding sequence GTGGACCCGGTGATCATCGTCGGAGCGGGGCCCGTCGGGCTCACGCTCGCCCTGGCGCTGGCGCGTCAGGAGGTGCCCTCCGTGGTCCTCGACGAGGGTCCGGGCAAGGACGAACCCCGCCTGGCCCGGACCGCCGTACTGCACGAGGGCACCGCCGCTCTCGTGTCGCGGCTGACCGGAGTACCGGTCACCGAGCTCGGAGTGCACTGGGCCGGATGGCGGTCGATGCGCCGCAAGCAGGTGATGCGCGAGGTCGACTTCGGGGAGGCCGGAGACGCCCCCCTGCACCTCGCGCAGCACGTCCTGACCGGCGCCCTGCGCGCCGCTCTGGCCGAGCAGCGGCTGGTCAAGCTCACCACCGACAGCCGTCTCGACACGATCGAGCAGGAGCCCTCGGGCGTCACCGCCCACACCCGCGGCCCCAAGGGCACCTGGTGGCGCGGAAGTTATCTGGTCGGCTGCGACGGCCCGCGTTCCACCGTGCGCAAGCTCGAGGACATTCGGTTCCCGGGCCGTACGGCGGTCGAGCGCCACGCGGTCGCCGCCCTGCGCGCGGAACTCCCCTGGGAGGACCGAGCGGTGCTCCACCGGATGCCACCATGGCGGACATCCGGCCCGTCGGCCGGGGAGATCACCGCCCGCCCGCTCCCCGAGGGCGTGTGGCGCCTTGACTGGCTGCTGCCGCCGGGCAAGGACCTGGTCACCCCCGAACTCCTTGTGGCCCGTGTCCGGGAGACCCTGGCCGGCTGGACGGGCGGCTCGACACCGCCGTACGAACTCCTCGACACCGGAGTCCACACCGTGCACCACCGGCTGGCCCGCCGCTGGCGCGCCGGCCGGGTCTTTCTCGCCGGGGACGCGGCGCACTGCCTCGGGGCGCTCGGCACGCAGGGCCTCGACGAGGGCCTCCAGGACGCCGACAACCTCGCCTGGAAGCTTGCTCTGGCCTGGCACCACGGGTCGCACGAGGCGCTTCTCGACAGCTATCAGACCGAGCGGCGCGCGGTTGTCGCCGGACGGCTGCGCGCCGCCGACCAGGCGCTGCCGCTGCTCCGTGGCGGTGGGGGGCTGCGCTCGGTCGTCCCCGGCTCGGCCCGCGGCCACGACTCCTTGCTCACGGACGGTCACCTGGGGCGCGGCCCGCTCGGCGCGCCGGGGGCGTACGCCGACTCGCCCCTCGCACCCCGGCACCTCGAAGGAGAGGTGCCCGTCGACACCCTGCCGGGGGCCGCGGTCACGGATGTGCGGGTCACCGCCGAGGACGGCTCGTTCGTACGGCTGCGTGAGCGCCTGGGCCGCGGCGCGCTGCTGGTCGTGCTGGTCGCGCCGGGCACCGGAGTGTGGGAGCGCAAGCACTGGGTGACCGCCGGGATCATGCCCCGCCTGGCCGCGTCGGTGACCGCGCTGCCGCACCACGCCGAGCTCCTGGTCGCCGAGGAGTACCCGGGTGCGGCCCCGCACACGGTCCTTCTCGTACGGCCGGACGGTCACCTCGTCACAGCGCTGAGCGGAGTCCGCCCGGCCGACCTGTACTCGGCGGCCGAGACGGCGCTCGGCGGGCCGCCGGCGAAAGCCGAGGCGAGCGCGGGGGCCGGCTCGCGTTGA
- a CDS encoding amino acid ABC transporter permease gives MSSVLYDTPGPRAKRRNILLSIVFTVLLALLLWWVWQKMDDKNQLEWNLWEPFTTSEAWTTYLLPGLGDTLKAAAISMLIALPLGAVFGIARMSDHAWVRGVAGTVVEFFRSIPVLLLMLFANEFYVRSTDISSEQRPLYAVVTGLVLYNASVLAEIVRAGILSLPKGQTEAAYAVGLRKGQTMSSILLPQAVTAMLPAIVSQLVVIVKDTALGGVMLGFTELLNSRSTLAANYANVIPSFIVVGIIYIIVNFLLTSFASWLEKRLRRSKKSTGAVLGEDTVEVNPAAVRGTYGTGENTGGGF, from the coding sequence ATGAGCTCGGTCCTCTACGACACTCCGGGACCCCGCGCCAAACGGCGCAACATCCTCCTGTCCATCGTCTTCACCGTCCTCCTCGCCCTCCTCCTGTGGTGGGTGTGGCAGAAGATGGACGACAAGAACCAGCTGGAGTGGAACCTCTGGGAGCCCTTCACCACCAGCGAGGCCTGGACGACGTACCTGCTGCCCGGCCTCGGTGACACCCTCAAGGCCGCGGCGATCTCCATGCTGATCGCCCTCCCACTGGGTGCGGTCTTCGGCATCGCCCGCATGTCCGACCACGCCTGGGTGCGGGGCGTGGCCGGCACGGTGGTCGAGTTCTTCCGTTCGATCCCGGTCCTGCTGCTGATGCTGTTCGCCAACGAGTTCTACGTCCGCTCCACGGACATCAGCAGCGAACAGCGACCGCTGTACGCCGTCGTCACCGGCCTGGTGCTCTACAACGCGTCGGTGCTCGCCGAGATCGTCCGGGCCGGCATCCTCTCGCTGCCCAAGGGGCAGACGGAGGCGGCCTACGCGGTCGGTCTGCGCAAGGGCCAAACGATGTCCAGCATCCTGCTCCCGCAGGCCGTCACCGCGATGCTGCCGGCCATCGTCAGCCAGCTGGTCGTCATCGTGAAGGACACCGCGCTGGGCGGCGTGATGCTGGGCTTCACCGAGCTGCTCAACTCGCGCAGCACGCTGGCGGCCAACTACGCCAACGTCATCCCGAGCTTCATCGTCGTCGGCATCATCTACATCATCGTCAACTTCCTCCTCACCAGCTTCGCGAGCTGGCTGGAGAAGAGGCTGCGGCGCAGCAAGAAGAGCACGGGCGCGGTGCTCGGTGAGGACACGGTGGAGGTCAACCCCGCCGCGGTGCGCGGCACCTACGGAACCGGCGAGAACACCGGCGGCGGATTCTGA